A segment of the Aureliella helgolandensis genome:
CAGTGCCCATCCTTGGGCACATAGCACTTCGCTGCTCAAGAATTCGCTTCCTCGAATTTTCTTCTGCAACATGGGCATTGTCCTTCGAACCCCCGAGCGAGCGTCTTGAACGATGACGGCTGCGGTAGGCTCAATATCGCCCGGAATGCGAGTGGAGCTCGATGTGCATAATGGCGGTAGGTAATTCCACCTGCCGAGTGCCCTAGGATCTCGACCGATGATTCGGGCACATGCTCGTCATAGTAGGTCGCGCATGTTTTTCTGAGGTCTTTCAAAACCCAGAGACGCTCGTCGCCGGATTCAATATCGCGTTTTGGAGATATGCCGGCCAACTTACAGAGTTGGCGGAATCGAATATTCGGACGAGTACCGCCACCGAGAAAGACTGGGGCATCGGGATCTGGCTCGTCGGGGCAAAGGCTCTTCAAGTGGAGCCTAACTGTGCGATTCATCGGACGCCAGAAGGCCTTTCCTGTTTTCACGCGTCGATAATAGAGCCATCCCCAAGGTGATGACTCTTTGAGCTCCCGGTCAGGCGACTGCCGTCCCCATGAAATATGGCGCCAGCGGATCGGCTCATGGAACGGCAATGTCTTCCAGACCGTTCCTGTATCAACTCCGTAATTGAAGAATACAACCAAAGCTGCTCGCCAATATCTCCCCACAGGCCACGCTTCGTTCCAACCTCGAGGGCTCCTCATCTGATGTGTTGCCAAGTAGAGAGCATTGATCTCGGATTTCGTTAAATAGTGTTTGCCAGCGACGTCTCGTTGTGGCTTGTGTCTGGGAAATCGCGGTAGTGCGTCTAAAATGTCGTTTTCCCATGCCCAAGATAGAGCTGCTCGCAAATGCGAGCGGACCTTATTCGTAGTGCGTCCCGGATTGGTTCCCGCACGCGATGCAGCGTCTTCGTGAACCCAATCAAGAAATCTCGGATCTCTTTCCTGCCAAGACGTTCAAGCGGCACCACTCCGCTCCACCGTGACCACTTACGGAGGGTCGTGCTGTATTCCTCGCGGGTTCGTTGTGCCGGGCTACCCGTGCGAAGGTACTTCGTTACTACAGATTCAAGTGTCGTCGGCATCGTTGGTCTCCAACACCGCTGGCGATCGCTTTATTGATGAATCCGTTCTGACCGGCAGCTCGGTTATGCGTCCTGCCAGTTGAGTGAAATTGCGGCCACTTGTCAGCTCGGTTGCTTATAGGCCAACACTCATAATAGTTCGCGCGCCCGCCCAATGCTTAACTCTTCGTCGCTCAGGACGTCCTCGGACACGCCCACATGAGTGGGTTGGTGAAAGCGCGTAAGTCATTAAAATCACGACTCAGTTGGACTCGCGAACGACATGACCGGTCGCCTCCCTCGGCAAGCTCTGGCCGCACCGACGTGGCCGCATTCCGCGGTAAGCAGACTGTTGCTAGGAGCAACGCCAACCGACACATTGGGCGTCGAATCCGTTTTGGATCTGAATTCTACCTTCGCCCGAGCATCTGCTTCTTCAATCGGCACATCGGTTTCCGGCAATTACCTGCGTTGGCATCCCACCCCTGTGCCGCGAAGCAAATTAAAACAACTCGCGCTGAACGCCCGTGGTCAAAACCACCTCTGGAACTTGCGCCGAGTGCGTACAGACCAGCGGGTGGTCCAACCTCCGCACCGAGAGCGAAACTATGGAAGTGGCCAATAACGGCTTGGATACCGGCGTTTTAGGGCGACACCAATAGGCAATGGTCTATCGAATTTACTCTCTGTGACTGGCTGTTGTTCGACTCGGAAGCCAGTCGAAGACTGCGAACCGCAAAGGATCCCATCCCACGACAACCGCCCGCGTGATGACCCGGGCTGGGTAAAATGGATTGCGCTCGCAACAGAGCGATGTGTTTTGGGTCGATGACTACTCGGTTCGCTTGACCTACTCCATAAAGCGAATCACTTGCAGTGTTCTCGATCCCGCGTCGCCATCCATAGCGACAAACGCCAGCTCTCCGAAAATGTCCACCTCGTTTGAACGCCCCTTCGTTCGGAAATAACCGACGCGCCGTACGTTCTGAGGTTCCGAAACATCAAGCACTATTATGCCCGCCGCGCGATCAGCAAGTACCGCCAAGTCGCCGCAGACGGAGACGTCCTGAGCTCCACCCGTCGATCTGTAGAGTCCAGTCTGAACGGCAGTCATTGGGTCCGAAGCATCGATGATCTGCAACCAGGAGGCACCACCATGCATCGAAGTTGCGATGTAAGCCGTTGACCCGACAACGTCGACCCCTCTTACCCAACGGCCCCGGCCTACGAAATTGCTTCGCATTACAAGCGTTTGCGGATTCGTCGCGTCAGCAATGCGGAGCCCCCCCGCGTTTGCAAGATAGATTGTCGATCCCGAGACAGCGAGGTCGTAGTTGCTTAAGCCCTTTGGCGTACTGTGCGACGCAAGCAGCATCGGACTGCTTGGATCAGACACGTCGATCACGTGCAATTGCTGTGTATCCGCGTGGCCGTTCCAGTTCGCGGCGAACACCAGTTGTCCCGAACGGTGGACAAGCTCTGGTGGGTTACCCGGCAACTTGCAACTTCCGAGTGCCAAAGGTGTCTGGGAATTGCGGATATCCCAACTATCAATTGTCGCGCCGGTGACGGACCACGCTGTATCTGTTTCGACTGCGATCAAACGCGACCCTTCGGGAAGACGGAACCATTCAAAAAGTACAAGTAATGGATCGTCCTTAAACATCCGTGATACGACTTCACGCTGTTGAATGATGATCCTGTCACTATCGACCTCGACCACTCGGGCATCGCCACCGATAACGCCAACCAGTTCGGTACCCGGCTTCTGGACTAATTGTTCCCAATCAACTCCAACATCACTTGCCTTGGGCTTGCGGATTGCTGTTCCCACTAGAAATGCCTCTTGATCCGAGCCGCTGACCTTAACACGGAGCTTTTCACTTTCCGAAACCAAATCGACGTTCAGCAGTCCGAACATGCCGCCGTCAAGGATCCAACGGAGTCCTTCATGCGTGCTTTGAACCTGGTCGACCCTTTTCTGCGGTCCTTTCATTTCGAATTCGCTGTGGCCCACGATAAGATCCTCATCTGATTCCGTCACGACCATTCCCAGACGAATAGCCTTGGTCGGCTCGGCATTCGCTCGCTGCAACGAGAGCTCCCATGCACCGAAGAACTCACGAGCTTGCTCGACCGTCTTGTTCGATTCAACCACCTGCTTCGGCGCGGGGGTTGCATCGAACTCGGGGACTCGGTGAGCCGTGATGGATTGCCGACGTAGCGTATCGCCCTCACCGGTTACAACAGACCCACTCATGGATTTGCCAAGTACCCTTAGCTCGACTCGGACGTCTAGAGGCTTGACTCCGTATCGAATGCTCAGGACATCTTCTTCTAGGTTCACACGATCGGTCGTGACTGCGCCCGCACCGCTTCGCAGTGTCACCTTCCAGACGTCTGGTTGATGATCAATCTCGAGATCGACGGACTCGGGCGACAGGCGTGAGTCGACAGACATCACCCACGCTCCAACTATTTCCGAAGGCCCCAGCGCACTGAGAGAATCGGGTAACAGCGCGATCATCGCGACTGCCAGAAAGCTAATGAGCGTCGAGCGAAGCGGAAGAGAAGCAACCATCATTCGAATATCAATCTAGAGGTGATGCGGGCAAGATCAGCTCATTATAACGATTCAAGAGTCAAGCACGACGCGCTGGCTAATCTCAATTTCAGTGTCCACCCGTACTGGTATACTGCAAACCTGCATAGGTCTTTGATACGAAGTGTGCTTGCTGCGGCCGCCAACTGCGTAATGACACGCCTATCTTGGTCACGAAATGCGTTCGGTACTCGCCCGTTGCGAGATCATAACGGCTAAGCCACATGCGCCATGCGATCCGTCCCTGAAGGTAAAATCTGTTTGTGTTCCTCCCTCCGCACAACGTGCTGACCGATCAAAGACGTGTACGCCAACTTTTTCGCTACGCGTTGAACGGATAAACGGGAAGGGGGAACATGGATGTATTTGACAGTAGTACAAAAGGCGAAGATGGCGATGAACGAAACTGAATCTGGCTTAGATCCCAAAGGTGATTGGCCAGGCAAGAAAGTCGATTGGACATCGGAAGTTGTTCCTGCCCGGATTCATGTCGAGTTGCCATTTTGGATTGCAGCGCCCGACGGAAAAGTTCGGATCAAGATCGGTAATTGCCCGCTGGACATCGATTACCGCAACTGCGTGGTCGGTGTCTACCGGAACGGACTCGTCTACCGAGACGAACGTTACCTAATGCAAATCACGGCAGAAGGTTATCCGTTTTTTGAACAGCAGAAACGAGACCTTAAAGCCGTTGACCACTTTGGCGAGCGGCATCTGCGCACTTTCCTCACAATGCCGGTTCAAGTTCACGGGAGTGTCATTGATCTCTTCAAGTCTGGCGATGCGAGAGAGATTCAAGATGCACAGGCCTACGTGAAATCACTGGCGCACGCGTCTATTCGCTTTATCAACGAGTTCATAAGTGCGTATCGTGCTGCTTCATTCGATCCATTTGTTGCTCATGTTTCTCACTGGGACTTACCCGTATGGCACATTTCCGATGCAGAGGGTAATGTTTGGCATGTTCCGATGGCGCTATATCCTGTCGCCGATGAACTTCCATCTGCTGACCCGGCTGGAAGATATCGATACCGAACAACTGAAGGACGAATTCGAGAAGCAGCAATCGAACCGCTCGGCACAAGCACTGAAGAACTACTAGATGCGTGGACGTTTTTCTATCGCGGGCAATTTGCCGAAGCAATTCGGAAAGTAGTGACAGCAATTGAAGTTACCGTTGCCGACCTTCTGTCAGAGCTTCCGACGTTCAGGCAGAACAGGACTGATGAAGAATCGCAAGCTCACTTGGCCAAAATGAGATTCAGTGATCAATTCTCGTTCTACCTTCGAGAGACGAAACGGGAGCTACCTGGGCCCTTGACTCACATTGCCCCTGAGGTGAATGGCATCTATCTACAGCGCGAGTTGGACGCAGCAAGAGAACGCCGACACAAAATAGTCCACGAGTCCGAAAAGGTAGATTACGAACACCCAGGGCCAATCTTGCGAGTCATGGAAACCATGTCATGGCTCCACGGATGGCTCAGAGAAGATCCCCATGCTGCCGATCCTACTCAAACACCTTGGCACTCCGCGAACGAGCGCCTGCGCGGTGTTTTCCCATTTGAGCCAAGGATGGACGAGCGAGGGCTTGGCGTTATTCCACCGGAACCGTGGGATTCAAATGGGCCAATCAGGTTAGTGCAACACGTCTACACCGAACAACTTCTAGCCCGCGCCTCCAGAAAGTCTCTCGACATGGCGTATTGTATCGCATGGGCATTTCAGACGATACGCGAACCTTTGATTGATGGTCGGATACGAATTCAGGATCGCGAAAGTTATGTTGAGCGCTATTGGTTTAGGCATGGCGAAATGAAACGTCCCGTTTTTCTCGTCAGCAAAACCACGATCATTGAGCGTTCAGACATCGAAGCAATTGCCTGCAGATCGCTGGCGCTACGTCGGAGAAATCCAGAGACGGGAAACCCATTGGTTGTGGTGAACCATCTTTCCGACTGTGAAGATCGCGATCGAGAAAATGTTTCATGCGCAAACGACGTCGTCGCCGATTTGGTTAGCGATCTTGGATTCACCGTGATCAGCCTTATTGACTGGGTCGCCTACGTTTGTTTGATGACTCAGCATACGATGCGGGACTTTGGGTTTAGAAAACACATTAGCCAAGTCGGTCGAGTTCCGTTTTCACCAGTTGGATCATTCAAGGTTGGATATGTAAGGCGTGTATTTCAAGTTAAAGAAGTAGTATCTATCGTCGTCGAATCAGGTCATATCGCAATCGGCGACGAAATCTGCTTTCGATGTGGCAGTGAAGCATTTACCGGAAGAATCGAGACTCTTGAGATCAATCGAATACCTTGCGCAATAGCTTTCCGTGATTCAGTGGTTGGCGTGAAGCTAGATATTGGAGTGCGCGGAATAAAGAACGGCGCGAGCGTTTTTCGACTCGATCGTCGTCTTCTTGGTCTGGATGAATCCGTCGAGCAAAAGATACCGCTTAAAGAACGCGACTATTCCGAATTGTTAAATGCCATGAAAAGCTTTCCTGTCTTCACGACGGGATTTGGGACTTATGGTGGCGACCAAGATCTCGGCTAAGCGCATCGAAAATACCCTCCCATTCTTTCCTGAAGCAGGTTTGCAACTTATCTGCTTCTATTAGGTTGCATTGACCGGTGGAACTTTGGGTTAAAATGCGGAACATATGCGGCAACGTCGCACCTGCCCCAAGTCGAACCGTCATTTCCGATTCCTTCGATGCCAACGTCACGCCCTTATGATCGCACCGGCGCAAAGTGGTAATTGGCGAATTGACTGCGCTGTCGGATTCGTTCGCTCATTGCGGGTGACCTCAGGTCAAACTCACATTGGTTCATCTAATCTCGACAATTCGTGATGAGACCTGCACCCATTCGGGATCGGGTGGCTGTTATCATTAGAGCGACAATTTTCACGAATCGACACTTTTCAATTGCGCATATCTACCATGTTTTTAATGCTCAGACCTTACCGCTCACTACTACTGGTGTTGCCTGCAGTTCTCGCTGTGATATCGTCCGCGATGGCGCAATCTTTGGAGAAAGGGTTCCAGATTGTGGAGCAGGCGGTCTCGGATGGCAGCATTCCGGGAGCGTCCTTGCTTATCATGCATAAGGGCAAGGTGATCGATCAGCGAGCCTACGGTGTTTGCGAAATCGATCCCGCTCGACCTTTCCAAACGGATACGATCTGCTGGATTGCTTCGTTGACAAAACCATTTACGGCAACCGCAGCAATGAAGCTTGTGGAACAAGGTAAATTGCAACTGGATGAACCCATCGAGAAATACCTCCC
Coding sequences within it:
- a CDS encoding LVIVD repeat-containing protein — translated: MMVASLPLRSTLISFLAVAMIALLPDSLSALGPSEIVGAWVMSVDSRLSPESVDLEIDHQPDVWKVTLRSGAGAVTTDRVNLEEDVLSIRYGVKPLDVRVELRVLGKSMSGSVVTGEGDTLRRQSITAHRVPEFDATPAPKQVVESNKTVEQAREFFGAWELSLQRANAEPTKAIRLGMVVTESDEDLIVGHSEFEMKGPQKRVDQVQSTHEGLRWILDGGMFGLLNVDLVSESEKLRVKVSGSDQEAFLVGTAIRKPKASDVGVDWEQLVQKPGTELVGVIGGDARVVEVDSDRIIIQQREVVSRMFKDDPLLVLFEWFRLPEGSRLIAVETDTAWSVTGATIDSWDIRNSQTPLALGSCKLPGNPPELVHRSGQLVFAANWNGHADTQQLHVIDVSDPSSPMLLASHSTPKGLSNYDLAVSGSTIYLANAGGLRIADATNPQTLVMRSNFVGRGRWVRGVDVVGSTAYIATSMHGGASWLQIIDASDPMTAVQTGLYRSTGGAQDVSVCGDLAVLADRAAGIIVLDVSEPQNVRRVGYFRTKGRSNEVDIFGELAFVAMDGDAGSRTLQVIRFME